In Flavobacterium endoglycinae, one DNA window encodes the following:
- a CDS encoding serine hydrolase domain-containing protein gives MKTIFKFLILLLIFQTGFAQNLETKIDSLIPASFKAENPGAVFLAVKKGKVVYKKAFGMADLEMNVKMEPEFIFEIGSMTKQFTAVSILILAEQGKLKLDDQITKFIPDYPMQGNVITIHHLLTHTSGIKDFTSMKSIKNIAREDLSPKELVDFFKNEPMDFKPGEQYKYCNSGYVLLGYIIEKISGQSYEEFISQHIFQKAGMQNTSYASHEKIVKNRVSGYRGKGNYVNTNYISFSIPYASGSIMSNVDDMLKWQYAISNHKLLSASFTEKAFINYSLNNGQQIDYGYGWHIEKIKDKLVHDHGGSIFGFKSMGVYEPSQQIYVIGLSNCDCNSPTSITKDIAALLID, from the coding sequence ATGAAAACAATTTTCAAATTTTTAATTCTTCTTTTAATTTTTCAGACTGGATTTGCTCAAAATTTAGAAACGAAAATAGACAGTTTAATTCCTGCTTCGTTTAAAGCTGAAAATCCTGGCGCTGTGTTTCTTGCTGTTAAAAAAGGAAAAGTTGTTTACAAAAAAGCTTTTGGAATGGCAGATTTAGAGATGAATGTAAAGATGGAACCCGAATTTATTTTTGAAATAGGATCGATGACCAAACAGTTTACAGCAGTTTCTATTTTAATATTAGCAGAACAGGGAAAGCTTAAACTTGATGATCAGATCACGAAATTTATTCCAGATTATCCAATGCAGGGAAATGTGATTACGATACATCATCTGCTTACGCATACTTCGGGAATTAAAGATTTTACTAGTATGAAATCTATTAAGAATATTGCCAGAGAAGATTTATCTCCAAAAGAACTAGTCGACTTTTTTAAGAACGAACCCATGGATTTTAAGCCTGGGGAACAATACAAATATTGCAATTCTGGTTATGTGCTTTTGGGATATATTATTGAAAAAATCTCAGGCCAGTCTTATGAAGAATTTATTTCCCAGCATATTTTTCAAAAAGCCGGTATGCAGAATACATCTTATGCCAGTCATGAGAAAATCGTTAAGAATAGAGTTTCAGGATATCGCGGGAAAGGTAATTATGTAAATACCAATTATATTAGTTTTTCTATTCCGTATGCTTCGGGCTCGATAATGTCTAATGTTGACGATATGCTGAAATGGCAGTATGCGATAAGTAATCATAAATTGCTAAGCGCTTCTTTTACTGAAAAAGCCTTCATTAATTATTCATTAAATAACGGACAGCAAATAGATTACGGTTATGGATGGCATATTGAAAAAATTAAAGATAAATTGGTGCATGATCACGGTGGCAGTATTTTCGGTTTTAAGTCGATGGGAGTTTACGAACCTTCTCAGCAGATTTATGTAATTGGATTAAGTAATTGCGATTGCAACTCACCCACATCTATAACTAAAGACATTGCAGCTCTTTTAATAGATTAA
- the purT gene encoding formate-dependent phosphoribosylglycinamide formyltransferase: MKILLLGSGELGKEFVIAAQRIGQTIIAVDSYENAPAMQVAHSFEVINMLDGEALDRIVAKHKPDFIVPEIEAIRTERFYDYEKQGITVVPSAKAANFTMNRKAIRDLAAKELGLRTAKYQYATSAQELQKAVQEVGIPCVVKPLMSSSGKGQSTIKSEGDIKKAWQYAVAGSRGDVIEVIVEAFVDFHSEITLLTITQNNNPTLFCAPIGHRQERGDYQESWQPALVSEKDLYEAQDMAEKITEALGGAGLFGVEFFLTNEGVYFSELSPRPHDTGMVTLAGTQNFNEFELHLRAILSLPIFEITLEKTGASAVILASEDSTNPTFTGIEKVAALPKTDFRIFGKPTSRPYRRMGVVLSHDTLSTPINEVTERAKETAKLITVNS, translated from the coding sequence ATGAAAATATTACTCCTAGGTTCAGGCGAATTAGGCAAAGAATTTGTCATCGCTGCACAACGAATCGGACAAACTATAATCGCAGTTGACAGTTACGAAAATGCACCAGCCATGCAAGTTGCACACAGTTTTGAGGTTATTAATATGCTTGACGGCGAAGCACTTGACCGAATCGTAGCCAAACATAAACCCGATTTCATTGTTCCCGAAATAGAAGCCATTCGCACCGAACGTTTTTACGATTACGAAAAGCAAGGCATTACCGTTGTCCCTTCTGCGAAAGCGGCCAACTTTACCATGAACCGTAAAGCAATCCGCGATTTAGCAGCAAAAGAGCTCGGATTAAGAACTGCAAAATACCAATACGCAACATCAGCACAGGAGCTTCAAAAAGCTGTTCAGGAAGTGGGAATTCCATGTGTGGTAAAGCCCTTAATGTCTTCTTCTGGAAAAGGGCAATCGACAATTAAATCTGAAGGTGATATTAAAAAAGCTTGGCAATACGCCGTTGCAGGCTCACGTGGTGATGTTATCGAAGTAATTGTAGAAGCTTTTGTAGACTTCCATTCAGAAATTACACTTTTAACAATTACTCAAAATAATAACCCAACATTATTCTGCGCTCCAATTGGCCACCGACAAGAAAGAGGCGATTATCAGGAAAGTTGGCAGCCTGCTTTGGTTTCAGAAAAAGACCTGTACGAAGCTCAGGATATGGCCGAAAAAATTACTGAAGCGCTTGGCGGTGCGGGACTTTTTGGCGTGGAGTTTTTCCTGACTAATGAAGGCGTTTATTTTTCTGAACTTTCACCACGTCCACATGATACTGGAATGGTAACTTTAGCAGGAACACAGAATTTCAACGAATTTGAATTGCATTTACGAGCGATTTTAAGCCTTCCAATTTTCGAAATCACTTTAGAAAAAACTGGAGCTAGCGCTGTAATTTTAGCATCAGAAGATTCGACAAATCCAACTTTTACTGGAATCGAAAAAGTAGCTGCTTTACCTAAAACCGATTTCAGGATTTTTGGAAAACCAACTTCAAGACCTTACCGAAGAATGGGAGTCGTTTTAAGTCACGATACGCTTTCTACTCCAATAAATGAAGTAACAGAACGTGCTAAAGAAACCGCAAAATTAATAACTGTAAATTCGTAG
- a CDS encoding peptidase U32 family protein, whose amino-acid sequence MKKKIEILAPARDLIGGMAAINSGADAVYIGAPQFGARSNAHNSIEDVAALVKYAHLFNAQVFVVMNTILYDNELETCRAMIWELYDIGVDALIIQDMAIMEMDLPPIVLHASTQANNRDADKIKFLKDAGIKRVVLARELNLHQIKTIYDHADVELEFFVTGALCVSFSGNCYMSVANGERSANRGSCAQNCRLPYNLIDGNGDTLIRNSHLLSIKDLDVSDQIPNLIEAGIVSFKIEGRLKDVAYVKNNVSYLRQKLDSFLEGSDKYIKASSGKCTYTFDSSLNRTFNRGYTDYFVNERHASIGSWESPKSKGQYIGKLIRTIGDAYEIENGELLNNGDGLCFINENNEADGIYVNKAENGKVYPNVLKEIKEGTFIYRNNDTAFIKIVEREDSAIRKIGTTLLLTENENGFELIATDEDGNVSTVKLEHAKEPTKTGESIEENIKVQLAKTGFTPYSADEINVMFSQNWFLPISKINEMRRNVFEQLSEIRLANYKREEHQLVKTSHPYPETKLDFMYNVSNKTARKFYERHGVTEIEKAFELQWDPGKSRVMTTKYCIKYELKKCPIHQKDIVGVKVKEPLVLKQGELEYKLKFNCKPCEMEIWEKDAEFEIEEDQFH is encoded by the coding sequence ATGAAGAAGAAAATAGAAATATTAGCTCCAGCAAGAGATTTAATCGGCGGAATGGCAGCTATTAACAGCGGTGCCGATGCTGTATATATTGGTGCACCTCAATTTGGAGCACGTTCTAATGCGCACAACTCTATTGAAGATGTTGCCGCATTAGTAAAATATGCACATTTATTTAATGCTCAAGTTTTTGTGGTAATGAATACCATTTTATACGACAACGAATTAGAAACGTGCCGTGCCATGATTTGGGAATTATACGATATTGGTGTAGATGCCTTGATTATTCAAGATATGGCGATTATGGAAATGGACTTGCCTCCTATCGTACTTCACGCCAGCACACAAGCCAATAATCGTGACGCAGACAAAATCAAATTCTTGAAAGATGCCGGAATCAAACGTGTGGTTTTAGCGCGTGAACTAAACTTGCATCAAATTAAAACAATCTACGATCACGCTGATGTTGAACTAGAATTCTTCGTAACTGGTGCACTTTGTGTATCCTTCAGCGGAAACTGTTATATGAGTGTGGCAAACGGAGAACGTAGCGCTAACCGTGGTTCTTGCGCTCAAAACTGCCGTTTACCTTATAACTTAATCGACGGAAACGGAGATACTTTAATCAGAAACAGTCACTTGCTTTCGATTAAAGATTTAGACGTTTCAGATCAAATTCCGAATTTAATTGAAGCTGGAATTGTTTCTTTCAAAATCGAAGGCCGACTAAAAGATGTAGCGTACGTTAAAAACAACGTTTCTTACTTACGCCAAAAATTAGATAGTTTTTTAGAAGGAAGTGATAAATACATCAAAGCTTCTTCTGGAAAATGCACTTATACTTTTGATTCTTCTTTAAACAGAACTTTCAACCGTGGTTATACCGATTATTTCGTAAACGAAAGACACGCTAGTATTGGTTCTTGGGAAAGTCCAAAATCAAAAGGTCAATATATTGGTAAATTAATCCGAACTATCGGAGATGCTTACGAAATCGAAAACGGAGAATTATTAAATAACGGTGACGGACTTTGTTTCATCAACGAAAACAACGAAGCCGACGGAATTTACGTTAACAAAGCCGAAAACGGAAAAGTGTATCCAAACGTTTTAAAAGAAATCAAAGAAGGGACTTTCATTTATCGTAATAACGATACTGCTTTCATCAAAATTGTTGAAAGAGAAGACAGTGCGATCCGTAAAATCGGAACGACTTTATTGCTTACCGAAAACGAAAATGGTTTCGAATTAATCGCAACCGACGAAGACGGAAACGTAAGCACTGTAAAATTAGAGCACGCAAAAGAACCTACTAAAACTGGCGAATCAATAGAAGAAAATATTAAAGTTCAATTGGCAAAAACGGGTTTCACACCTTACAGCGCCGATGAAATCAATGTAATGTTTTCTCAAAACTGGTTCCTTCCTATTTCAAAAATCAACGAAATGAGAAGAAATGTCTTCGAGCAATTATCAGAAATTCGTTTGGCAAATTACAAACGTGAAGAACACCAATTGGTAAAAACGTCACATCCTTATCCAGAAACTAAACTGGATTTCATGTACAACGTTTCGAACAAAACGGCTCGTAAATTCTACGAACGCCACGGTGTTACCGAAATCGAAAAAGCATTCGAATTACAATGGGATCCAGGAAAATCTCGTGTAATGACCACAAAATATTGCATCAAATACGAATTAAAAAAATGTCCGATACACCAAAAAGATATTGTCGGTGTTAAGGTAAAAGAACCTTTGGTTTTAAAACAGGGGGAGTTAGAATACAAATTAAAATTCAACTGCAAACCCTGCGAAATGGAAATCTGGGAAAAAGATGCTGAATTTGAGATTGAAGAAGATCAATTCCATTAA
- the aceA gene encoding isocitrate lyase, whose amino-acid sequence MKTTEDRIQELINDWITNPRWKGVERPYTASEVVTLQGSYKIEHSIAKMGAEKLWRKLKSQDYVAGLGALTGNQAIQEVDAGLEAIYLSGWQVAADANLAGEMYPDQSLYPVNSVPMVVKKINNALLRADQIQTVNNIEDKKDYLVPIVADAEAGFGGNLNAFELMKSMIEAGASGVHFEDQLSSAKKCGHLGGKVLVPTQEAINKLIAARLASDVMGVSTLIVARTDADAANLLTSDADPRDRKFLTGEKTSEGFFYVNNGIDQGIARGLSYAPYADLIWMETSNPDLEYARKFAKAMKKEFPDKMLAYNCSPSFNWAAKLSVAEMETFREDLAAMGYSFQFITLAGFHALNTSMFELSKAYKERGMAGYSELQEREFALQKNGFRAVKHQAFVGTSYFDAVQNTVMIGRSSITAMKHSTEVEQF is encoded by the coding sequence ATGAAAACAACAGAAGACAGAATTCAAGAATTGATTAACGATTGGATTACGAACCCGAGATGGAAAGGAGTGGAGCGTCCTTACACTGCGAGTGAAGTAGTGACGCTTCAGGGATCGTATAAAATTGAGCATTCTATTGCAAAAATGGGAGCTGAGAAATTATGGAGAAAGTTAAAAAGTCAGGATTATGTAGCGGGTTTGGGAGCTTTAACAGGAAATCAGGCGATTCAGGAAGTGGATGCTGGTTTAGAAGCAATTTATTTGAGTGGATGGCAGGTTGCTGCTGATGCAAATCTGGCTGGCGAAATGTATCCAGACCAATCGCTTTATCCTGTAAATAGCGTTCCGATGGTGGTAAAAAAGATCAACAATGCTTTATTACGTGCCGATCAAATTCAGACTGTAAATAATATTGAAGATAAAAAAGATTATTTAGTGCCGATTGTGGCTGACGCCGAAGCAGGTTTTGGAGGAAACTTAAATGCTTTCGAATTAATGAAATCTATGATTGAAGCCGGAGCTTCAGGAGTTCATTTTGAAGATCAATTAAGTTCTGCTAAAAAATGTGGGCATTTGGGCGGAAAAGTTTTGGTTCCGACACAAGAAGCGATTAACAAACTAATTGCGGCGCGTTTAGCCTCAGATGTTATGGGAGTTTCAACCTTAATTGTAGCCCGAACAGATGCTGATGCGGCTAATTTGCTGACTAGTGACGCAGATCCGAGAGATCGCAAATTTTTAACAGGAGAAAAAACTAGCGAAGGTTTCTTTTATGTAAACAACGGAATCGATCAGGGAATCGCTAGAGGTTTGAGCTACGCTCCGTATGCCGATTTGATTTGGATGGAAACCAGTAATCCTGATTTAGAGTATGCTAGAAAATTTGCAAAAGCCATGAAAAAAGAGTTTCCAGATAAAATGCTGGCGTACAATTGTTCTCCTTCTTTCAATTGGGCAGCGAAATTATCTGTTGCCGAAATGGAGACATTTAGAGAAGATTTGGCGGCAATGGGATATAGTTTCCAATTCATTACTTTGGCAGGATTCCATGCTTTGAATACAAGTATGTTCGAATTGTCTAAAGCCTACAAAGAACGCGGAATGGCGGGCTATTCTGAATTGCAGGAAAGAGAATTCGCTTTACAGAAAAACGGATTCAGAGCTGTAAAACATCAAGCTTTTGTGGGAACTTCTTATTTTGATGCGGTTCAAAACACGGTTATGATAGGAAGATCATCCATAACTGCAATGAAACATTCTACTGAGGTTGAGCAATTTTAA
- a CDS encoding pyridoxal phosphate-dependent aminotransferase has product MNHILSDRINNLATSQTLAMAALARELKAQGKDIISLSLGEPDFNTPDFIKEAAKKAIDDNYSTYSPVEGYLDLREAICRKFKRDNDLDYKPSQIVVSTGAKQSLYNIAQVMLNDGDEVILPAPYWVSYFEIVKLSGGVPVEVPTSVDTDFKITPKQLEAAITPKTKMMWFSSPCNPSGSVYSREELTALAKVLEKHPNIYVVADEIYEHINFSGTFCSIGSIPGMLEKTITVNGVAKAFAMTGYRIGYIGAPEFIAKACTKIQGQVTSGANSVAQRATITAVDADPSVLNEMVQAFHGRRDLVVGLLKEIPGVKINVPEGAFYVFPDVSSFFGKTLKGHEIKDANDVSMYLLAEANVATVTGDAFGNPNCIRFSYATSNDILKEALRRIKEALTA; this is encoded by the coding sequence ATGAACCATATTCTTTCGGACAGAATCAACAATCTTGCTACTTCGCAAACATTAGCAATGGCAGCTTTGGCACGCGAATTAAAAGCACAAGGAAAAGACATTATCAGTTTAAGTCTAGGTGAACCTGATTTCAATACACCTGATTTTATTAAAGAAGCTGCTAAAAAAGCAATCGACGATAATTACAGTACCTATTCTCCAGTAGAAGGATACTTAGATCTAAGAGAGGCAATCTGTCGAAAATTTAAAAGAGACAATGATTTAGATTACAAACCATCTCAAATCGTAGTGTCTACAGGAGCAAAACAATCTTTATACAACATTGCGCAGGTAATGTTAAATGATGGCGATGAGGTTATTTTACCTGCACCGTACTGGGTATCTTATTTCGAAATTGTAAAACTTTCTGGCGGAGTTCCTGTTGAAGTTCCAACTTCTGTAGATACAGATTTTAAAATCACTCCAAAACAATTAGAGGCGGCGATTACTCCAAAAACAAAAATGATGTGGTTCTCTTCTCCTTGTAATCCTTCTGGATCTGTTTATAGCAGAGAAGAATTAACAGCTTTGGCTAAAGTGTTGGAAAAACATCCAAATATTTATGTTGTTGCCGACGAAATTTATGAGCACATCAATTTCTCAGGAACTTTCTGCAGTATCGGTTCAATCCCAGGAATGTTAGAAAAAACAATTACTGTAAATGGAGTTGCAAAAGCATTTGCAATGACAGGATACAGAATTGGATATATTGGAGCACCAGAATTTATCGCAAAAGCGTGTACAAAAATTCAAGGTCAAGTAACTTCAGGTGCAAATTCTGTTGCACAAAGAGCTACAATCACAGCTGTAGATGCAGATCCAAGCGTACTTAACGAAATGGTTCAGGCTTTCCACGGACGCAGAGATTTAGTAGTTGGATTATTAAAAGAAATTCCAGGCGTAAAAATCAACGTTCCAGAAGGTGCATTTTATGTATTCCCAGATGTTTCTTCTTTCTTCGGAAAAACTTTAAAAGGACACGAAATTAAAGATGCAAACGATGTTTCGATGTATCTTTTAGCAGAAGCAAACGTAGCTACAGTAACCGGAGACGCTTTTGGAAATCCAAACTGTATTCGTTTCTCTTACGCAACAAGCAACGATATTTTAAAAGAAGCTTTACGCAGAATCAAAGAAGCTTTGACTGCATAA
- the aceB gene encoding malate synthase A, giving the protein MKNQLEITEMAIEFLADKKLAYPKIWTEEATAFIIELHKKFDSQRKLLLLQREQKQVAFDQGVIPVFTPETKSIRESNWTAGEIPKDLLDRRVEITGPIDRKMIINALNSGAKTFMADFEDSTSPTWKNLMDGQVNLIDAVNKTITYTDLAKQKSYHLNQKVATLIVRPRGLHLPEKHVLIEGNEVSGSLVDFGLYVFHNHKRLLENNSGPYFYIPKLEHYLEARWWNSVIDFTEDYLKLKRGTIKVTVLIETITASFQLDEIIYELKEHIVGLNCGRWDYIFSYIKKFRKNPKFIVPDRDQVNMTSPFMNAYSNLVIQRCHKRGIHAIGGMAAQIPIRNNDEANAIAFAKVKTDKEREVRNGHDGTWVAHPDLVPLAKAVFDEGMPSANQIHIKRENRKIKEEDLIEPPIGLITENGVRKNINVAVLYLASWLNGQGAAALHNLMEDAATAEISRSQLWQWLQNKVILDNGRKLDLAYYHELTLDEFQKIKIELGEEKYEEQQFPLAEKVLERLVVNPDFVDFLTIPCYKYL; this is encoded by the coding sequence ATGAAAAACCAATTAGAGATTACTGAAATGGCTATAGAATTTCTAGCCGACAAAAAGCTTGCTTATCCGAAAATCTGGACAGAAGAAGCGACTGCGTTTATCATCGAATTGCACAAAAAATTCGATTCGCAAAGAAAATTATTGCTTTTGCAAAGAGAGCAAAAACAAGTTGCTTTTGATCAAGGCGTCATTCCGGTTTTTACTCCAGAGACAAAAAGCATCAGAGAAAGTAATTGGACAGCTGGAGAAATTCCTAAAGATTTATTAGACAGAAGAGTCGAAATTACTGGACCAATTGATCGCAAAATGATTATCAACGCTTTGAATTCGGGTGCGAAGACTTTTATGGCCGATTTTGAAGACAGCACTTCTCCAACCTGGAAAAACCTGATGGACGGACAAGTGAATTTAATCGATGCAGTGAACAAAACTATTACGTATACCGATTTGGCGAAGCAGAAATCGTATCATTTAAATCAAAAAGTTGCAACATTAATTGTACGTCCGAGAGGTTTACATCTTCCTGAAAAACATGTTTTGATTGAAGGAAATGAAGTTTCGGGATCATTGGTAGATTTTGGTTTGTATGTTTTCCACAATCACAAAAGACTTTTAGAAAACAATTCTGGACCGTATTTCTACATTCCGAAATTGGAACATTATCTGGAAGCAAGATGGTGGAACAGCGTAATTGATTTTACAGAAGATTATTTGAAACTGAAAAGAGGAACGATAAAAGTGACGGTTTTAATTGAAACGATTACAGCAAGTTTTCAATTGGATGAAATCATTTACGAATTGAAAGAACATATCGTTGGCTTAAACTGCGGACGTTGGGATTATATTTTCTCTTACATTAAAAAGTTTCGAAAAAATCCAAAATTCATCGTTCCAGACCGCGATCAGGTAAATATGACTTCACCTTTTATGAATGCATATTCAAATCTGGTAATTCAGAGATGTCATAAACGCGGAATTCATGCAATCGGCGGAATGGCAGCGCAAATTCCAATTCGAAATAATGATGAAGCCAATGCGATCGCTTTCGCGAAAGTAAAAACCGATAAAGAACGTGAAGTTCGAAATGGCCACGATGGAACTTGGGTAGCGCATCCAGATTTGGTTCCGCTGGCAAAAGCCGTTTTTGATGAAGGAATGCCGAGTGCCAATCAGATTCATATTAAAAGAGAAAATCGCAAAATAAAAGAAGAAGATTTAATTGAACCGCCAATTGGACTGATTACTGAAAATGGTGTTCGAAAAAACATCAATGTTGCCGTTCTATATCTGGCTTCATGGCTGAACGGACAAGGTGCTGCCGCTTTGCATAATTTAATGGAAGATGCGGCAACCGCCGAAATTTCAAGATCGCAATTGTGGCAGTGGCTTCAAAATAAAGTGATTTTGGATAATGGACGAAAATTAGATTTGGCGTATTATCACGAATTGACTTTGGATGAATTCCAAAAAATCAAAATAGAATTAGGCGAAGAAAAATACGAAGAACAGCAATTTCCATTAGCCGAAAAAGTTTTGGAAAGACTAGTTGTAAATCCAGATTTCGTTGATTTCTTAACGATTCCGTGTTATAAATATTTATAA
- a CDS encoding Crp/Fnr family transcriptional regulator → MALILENIAKHVSLTPEEQALFLSKVETNTYKAKTLLLNAGEVCTHSYFVNSGILRSFNINDNIVEHVLSFACEGWWMSDMYSYFSQKPGQLFIEVLEEAEVVSLSKENQEQLYLEIPKLERFFRILIENSLVANQQRLMDNLSLPAEERFEKFTKKYGTLVHKVPQKQIASFIGVTPEFFSKMKARLLKK, encoded by the coding sequence ATGGCATTAATTCTTGAAAATATTGCCAAACACGTTTCTCTGACTCCAGAAGAACAGGCACTTTTTTTATCTAAAGTAGAAACAAATACATACAAAGCCAAAACGCTTTTGTTAAATGCGGGCGAAGTTTGCACGCACTCTTATTTTGTAAATTCAGGTATTTTAAGAAGTTTCAATATCAACGATAATATTGTCGAACATGTTCTTTCATTTGCCTGCGAAGGCTGGTGGATGAGCGATATGTACAGTTATTTTTCGCAGAAACCAGGACAGCTTTTTATTGAGGTTTTAGAAGAAGCAGAAGTAGTTTCATTATCCAAAGAAAATCAAGAGCAATTGTATCTCGAGATTCCGAAATTGGAACGTTTTTTCAGGATTTTAATTGAGAATTCATTAGTTGCAAATCAGCAGCGATTAATGGACAACTTAAGCTTACCTGCCGAAGAACGTTTTGAAAAATTCACTAAAAAATACGGAACATTAGTTCATAAAGTCCCCCAAAAACAAATCGCTTCTTTCATTGGCGTAACACCTGAATTTTTCAGCAAAATGAAAGCAAGACTTTTAAAAAAATAA
- a CDS encoding DUF6370 family protein: MKNIILATFLFIGIAVQAQNKKKFDKPTVVEASCGECQFGMKGKSCDLAVRIDGKSYFVDGTTIHDHGDAHAEKGFCNAISKALVTGEIVNNRFKATSFTLIDDKK, from the coding sequence ATGAAAAATATAATATTAGCGACTTTCCTTTTTATTGGAATCGCTGTACAAGCGCAAAACAAAAAGAAATTTGACAAACCAACAGTAGTTGAAGCTTCATGCGGAGAATGCCAATTCGGAATGAAAGGCAAAAGCTGTGATTTGGCTGTGCGTATTGATGGAAAAAGCTATTTTGTTGACGGAACAACGATTCACGATCACGGAGATGCTCACGCCGAAAAAGGTTTTTGCAATGCCATCAGCAAAGCCTTGGTTACAGGAGAAATTGTAAACAACAGATTCAAAGCAACATCATTCACTTTAATCGACGATAAAAAATAA
- a CDS encoding ferritin-like domain-containing protein: MIHTDETTKETVKTLEGLISILEDGKLGYTDAAQHVENPAMKTDFLEYARERDLFIVELQDQINKLGKSTDNSGGGPLGALHRTWIDIKSAFTGGDAEAIINACITGEEAAIEKYKKALEENHLEQDQVYIVSKQLNSIQNTLSQIKMRAN, translated from the coding sequence ATGATACATACAGATGAAACTACAAAAGAAACAGTTAAAACTTTAGAAGGATTAATTTCAATTCTTGAAGATGGAAAACTAGGATATACAGATGCTGCTCAACATGTAGAAAATCCGGCTATGAAAACTGATTTTCTTGAATACGCACGCGAAAGAGATTTATTTATTGTAGAATTACAAGATCAGATCAATAAATTAGGAAAATCGACCGATAATTCAGGCGGAGGTCCATTAGGAGCTTTACACCGTACTTGGATTGATATCAAATCAGCTTTTACCGGAGGTGATGCAGAAGCTATTATAAATGCTTGTATTACAGGCGAAGAAGCTGCGATTGAAAAATACAAAAAAGCACTTGAAGAAAACCATTTAGAACAAGATCAGGTATATATTGTTTCTAAACAACTAAATAGTATTCAAAATACTTTATCGCAAATAAAAATGAGAGCAAACTAA